One window of Flavobacterium ammonificans genomic DNA carries:
- a CDS encoding endonuclease MutS2, translating into MISITEKTLQDLQFPTVLETLSAICNTDIGKQKALEITPFKDKESLMEALLQTSEYVSSFQNNNAIPNHGFDAITHEIKFLAIEDSFLEVGSFRKIANLSSTVNFLLNFLRKFHDYYPNLNNRASKVELTKDIITMVDEVVDKYGEIKDNASPDLLNIRRDMNVVRGKVNQSFGVALTQYNSLGYLDDIRESFVQNRRVLAVLAMYRRKVKGSILGSSKTGSIAYIEPETTLKYSRELSNLEYEEKEEINRILKQLSNRIRPFLDLLIEYQNFLSDVDVIAAKAKYANKINAILPTITEERRLFFRDAFHPILFLSNKEKNEITYPQTIELEQENRIIVISGPNAGGKTISLKTVGLLQLMLQSGMLIPVHERSETFLFDRILTDIGDNQSIENHLSTYSYRLKNMNYFLKKCNKKTMFLIDEFGTGSDPELGGALAEIFLEEFYHREAFGIITTHYSNLKILANELPFATNANMLFDEKSLEPMYKLVLGQAGSSFTFEVAQKNGIPYGLINRAKKKIEVGKVRFDKTIATLQKERSKLEKTSLTLKEEETKAREESKKMETINVKIKQKLESYQELYDSNQKTIYIGQKIEDIADKYFNNKNKKELIGEFLKIVEIENSKRKKASAKDTKVIAEKKKEVIKEVAVQVEEIRAEKKAKKVKVVVEKPRPILKVGDRVRMFDGKAVGSIDAIERNKATVNYGLFTSKVGLELLELVEAIKK; encoded by the coding sequence ATGATATCCATCACCGAAAAGACTTTACAAGATTTACAATTCCCAACAGTTTTAGAAACGTTGTCTGCTATTTGTAATACCGATATTGGAAAACAAAAAGCACTTGAAATTACACCTTTTAAAGACAAGGAAAGCTTGATGGAAGCTTTGTTACAAACCTCAGAATATGTGTCGTCTTTTCAAAACAATAATGCTATTCCCAATCATGGATTTGATGCCATAACTCACGAAATTAAATTTTTAGCTATTGAGGATAGCTTTTTGGAAGTCGGAAGTTTTAGAAAAATTGCCAACTTATCCAGTACCGTTAATTTCTTATTGAATTTCTTGAGAAAATTCCATGATTATTATCCCAACTTAAACAATAGAGCTTCTAAAGTAGAATTGACGAAAGACATCATCACAATGGTGGATGAAGTAGTTGATAAATATGGTGAAATCAAAGATAATGCTTCACCTGATTTATTGAATATCCGACGTGATATGAATGTGGTTCGAGGCAAAGTCAATCAAAGTTTTGGTGTGGCTTTAACGCAATACAATTCATTAGGTTATTTAGATGATATAAGAGAAAGTTTTGTTCAAAATCGTCGTGTTTTGGCTGTTTTAGCAATGTATCGTCGTAAAGTTAAAGGATCAATTTTAGGGAGTTCCAAAACGGGAAGTATTGCTTATATCGAACCCGAAACTACATTAAAATATTCGCGTGAATTAAGTAATTTAGAATACGAAGAAAAGGAAGAAATCAACCGAATTTTAAAACAATTATCGAATAGAATTCGTCCTTTTTTAGATTTATTGATTGAATACCAGAACTTTTTAAGCGATGTTGATGTAATTGCTGCCAAAGCAAAATATGCCAATAAAATCAATGCTATTTTACCAACCATTACAGAAGAAAGACGTTTGTTTTTTAGAGATGCCTTCCATCCAATTTTATTTTTATCCAATAAAGAGAAAAACGAAATTACCTATCCACAAACTATCGAATTAGAACAAGAAAATAGAATCATTGTTATTTCGGGTCCAAATGCGGGTGGAAAAACCATTTCGCTAAAAACAGTAGGATTACTCCAATTAATGTTGCAATCCGGAATGTTGATTCCCGTTCACGAGCGCAGTGAAACCTTTTTATTTGATAGAATTCTGACAGACATTGGCGACAACCAATCGATAGAAAATCATTTGAGTACGTATAGCTATCGCTTAAAGAATATGAACTATTTCTTGAAAAAGTGCAACAAGAAAACGATGTTTTTGATCGATGAATTTGGAACGGGTTCTGATCCCGAATTAGGTGGTGCATTGGCAGAAATTTTCTTAGAAGAATTCTACCATCGTGAGGCTTTCGGAATCATTACAACTCACTATTCGAACTTAAAGATTCTGGCTAATGAATTGCCTTTTGCTACCAATGCCAACATGCTTTTTGATGAAAAATCGTTAGAACCGATGTATAAATTGGTTTTAGGTCAAGCCGGTAGTTCGTTTACTTTTGAGGTGGCTCAAAAAAATGGTATTCCTTATGGTTTAATAAACCGTGCTAAAAAGAAAATTGAAGTAGGCAAAGTACGTTTTGACAAAACCATAGCCACGCTTCAAAAAGAACGTTCCAAATTAGAAAAGACTTCATTAACGCTTAAAGAAGAAGAAACCAAAGCGCGTGAAGAAAGTAAAAAAATGGAGACTATCAATGTCAAAATAAAGCAGAAATTAGAGAGTTATCAGGAATTGTATGATAGCAATCAAAAGACAATCTATATTGGTCAAAAAATTGAAGATATTGCAGATAAGTATTTCAATAATAAAAATAAGAAAGAGCTAATTGGCGAATTTTTAAAAATTGTTGAAATTGAAAATTCCAAGCGTAAAAAAGCATCTGCAAAAGACACGAAAGTAATTGCCGAAAAGAAAAAAGAAGTTATTAAAGAAGTAGCAGTTCAGGTAGAAGAAATACGTGCTGAGAAAAAAGCCAAAAAAGTTAAAGTAGTGGTTGAAAAACCACGTCCAATTCTTAAAGTGGGAGATCGTGTTAGAATGTTTGACGGAAAAGCAGTAGGAAGTATCGATGCTATTGAACGAAATAAAGCTACCGTTAATTATGGTTTGTTTACTTCAAAGGTTGGTTTGGAATTACTAGAGTTGGTAGAAGCCATTAAAAAGTAA
- the ung gene encoding uracil-DNA glycosylase, with amino-acid sequence MQILLNPEWQSILAEEIQKPYFSELLEMVDLEYQNYTCYPSKELIFSAFDSCSFSNTKVVIIGQDPYHGKGEANGLCFSVNEGVKIPPSLRNIYRELVDDLDSIFMPNSGNLESWANQGVLLLNAGLTVREDLPNSHKHLKWGKFTDAVIQKLSDEKEQVVFLLWGSFAQKKGVKIDREKHLVLECGHPSPLSANQGKWFGNKHFSKTNAYLESRGLQPINWLNL; translated from the coding sequence ATGCAAATCCTATTGAATCCAGAATGGCAATCCATTTTAGCTGAAGAAATTCAGAAACCCTATTTTAGTGAGTTACTCGAAATGGTAGATTTGGAGTATCAAAATTATACCTGTTACCCATCTAAAGAATTGATTTTTTCAGCTTTTGACTCTTGTAGCTTTTCAAATACCAAAGTGGTGATTATTGGGCAAGATCCCTATCACGGAAAAGGAGAAGCTAATGGATTATGTTTTTCGGTAAATGAAGGGGTAAAAATCCCACCTTCGTTACGAAATATTTACAGAGAGTTAGTAGATGATTTGGACAGTATTTTTATGCCAAATTCAGGAAATTTAGAGTCTTGGGCTAATCAAGGTGTTTTATTATTAAATGCTGGATTAACCGTTAGGGAAGATTTGCCTAATAGTCATAAGCATTTAAAATGGGGGAAATTTACGGATGCTGTGATCCAAAAGTTATCTGATGAAAAAGAACAGGTGGTTTTTCTACTTTGGGGAAGTTTTGCTCAGAAAAAAGGCGTTAAGATTGATCGCGAAAAGCATTTGGTTTTAGAATGCGGACATCCATCACCATTAAGTGCAAATCAAGGAAAATGGTTCGGTAATAAGCATTTTAGTAAAACGAATGCTTATTTAGAATCTAGAGGTTTACAACCAATTAATTGGCTAAATCTATAG
- a CDS encoding DUF4258 domain-containing protein codes for MKFFQRFAYYFVGLIMGLFFISMVFSGKDTRCNYFPNARVLNDLRNKPFNYSPKANQVLSESWIDTTDIKNSLEHGDVDFDQSNIAVGNGKKYIIEGKTVKNQEIILTIINYSDKAVLEDIVKK; via the coding sequence ATGAAATTCTTTCAACGTTTTGCGTATTATTTTGTAGGACTTATTATGGGTCTATTCTTTATTTCAATGGTGTTCAGTGGAAAAGATACTCGTTGTAACTATTTCCCAAATGCACGTGTTTTGAATGATTTGAGAAACAAACCCTTTAATTATTCTCCAAAAGCAAATCAAGTTTTAAGTGAATCCTGGATTGATACGACAGATATTAAAAATTCCTTAGAACATGGAGATGTTGATTTTGATCAAAGTAACATTGCTGTTGGTAATGGAAAAAAATACATAATCGAAGGGAAAACTGTAAAAAATCAAGAAATAATCTTAACAATAATAAATTATTCTGATAAAGCAGTTTTAGAGGATATCGTTAAAAAATAA
- a CDS encoding alanine dehydrogenase, with translation MSLSPFTKEQLLPQEEKLEISKQKSELFIGIPKETSHQERRICLTPDAVNSLTYQGHRVMIESGAGESSSYSDKEYSDAGAEVTQDPKRVFGCPMILKVEPASLAEIEMMNQNTIIISAIQIKTRNKAYFEDLSKKKITALAFEYIKDEDGTYPAVKSLSEIAGTASILIASELMIANQFGKGLLFGNITGVPPTDVVILGAGTVGEFAAKTAIGLGASVKVFDNSITKLRRLQNNLNQRVFTSTIQPKALLKALRRCDVAIGAMRGIERCPIVVTETMVEHMKKGAVIVDVSIDTGGCFETSEVTTHEKPTFIKNDVVHYCVPNIPSRYSKTASLSISNIITPYLMQIAEDGGIESAIRCNKGLKNGVYMYHGILTNKAIGEWFDLSDSDINLIVF, from the coding sequence ATGTCTTTATCACCATTTACCAAAGAACAACTTTTGCCTCAGGAGGAGAAATTAGAAATTTCCAAACAAAAAAGCGAACTCTTTATTGGTATACCAAAAGAAACCAGTCATCAAGAACGACGCATTTGTCTGACGCCAGATGCTGTTAATTCATTGACCTATCAAGGCCATCGTGTTATGATAGAATCTGGTGCAGGTGAAAGTTCTAGTTATTCAGATAAAGAATATTCCGATGCAGGTGCCGAAGTAACTCAAGACCCAAAACGTGTTTTTGGTTGTCCGATGATACTTAAGGTAGAACCAGCAAGTCTAGCTGAAATCGAAATGATGAATCAAAATACAATTATCATTTCAGCCATCCAAATTAAAACAAGAAATAAAGCTTATTTTGAGGATTTGTCGAAGAAAAAAATAACGGCTTTAGCATTTGAATACATCAAAGACGAAGACGGTACCTATCCTGCAGTCAAATCATTAAGCGAAATTGCAGGTACGGCATCAATATTAATTGCATCTGAATTAATGATTGCGAATCAATTTGGAAAAGGATTACTTTTTGGCAATATAACTGGTGTTCCTCCTACAGATGTGGTTATATTAGGAGCGGGAACTGTAGGCGAATTTGCTGCAAAGACGGCTATTGGCTTAGGAGCTAGTGTGAAAGTTTTTGACAATTCTATTACTAAGTTACGTCGCTTACAAAATAATTTGAACCAACGAGTTTTTACTTCAACAATCCAACCCAAAGCCCTTTTGAAAGCATTAAGACGATGTGATGTTGCTATTGGCGCTATGCGCGGTATTGAACGATGTCCGATTGTAGTTACCGAAACCATGGTCGAGCATATGAAAAAGGGTGCTGTAATTGTTGATGTTAGTATTGATACGGGAGGTTGTTTTGAAACTTCCGAAGTTACTACTCACGAAAAGCCTACTTTCATAAAAAATGATGTTGTGCATTATTGCGTTCCCAATATTCCTTCTCGTTATTCAAAAACGGCTTCTCTTTCTATTAGCAATATTATAACGCCTTATTTGATGCAAATCGCTGAAGATGGAGGGATTGAAAGTGCCATTCGTTGCAACAAAGGGTTGAAAAACGGAGTCTATATGTACCACGGAATCTTAACAAACAAGGCTATTGGTGAATGGTTTGATCTTTCCGATAGTGACATTAATTTAATTGTTTTTTAA
- a CDS encoding GNAT family N-acetyltransferase: MNSNVIIIPFSDTNSDAIKTLNLEWLTKYFKVEPKDEMVLSNPKSEIIDKGGFIFYAQYQGSIVGTVSLLKIDEVTFELSKMAVSSSVQGIGIGKQMLEHCFEFSKHNNINKLILYSNRSLQSAIHLYTKYGFKEIPLEAGIYERADIKMEKSIL; the protein is encoded by the coding sequence ATGAATTCAAATGTGATAATTATTCCTTTTTCTGATACTAATTCTGACGCTATAAAGACATTGAATTTAGAATGGTTGACGAAATACTTTAAAGTCGAACCTAAGGACGAAATGGTATTGTCAAATCCGAAATCTGAAATCATTGACAAAGGCGGATTCATTTTTTATGCTCAATATCAAGGCTCAATTGTGGGAACAGTTTCACTTTTAAAAATAGATGAAGTTACATTTGAACTCAGTAAAATGGCTGTTTCATCATCAGTTCAGGGAATTGGAATAGGAAAACAAATGTTAGAACACTGTTTTGAATTTTCAAAACACAATAACATAAATAAGTTGATTTTATATTCTAATAGGAGTTTACAATCTGCAATTCATTTGTATACTAAATACGGTTTTAAAGAAATTCCATTAGAAGCAGGTATATACGAGAGAGCTGATATTAAGATGGAAAAATCCATTTTGTAG
- the tsaE gene encoding tRNA (adenosine(37)-N6)-threonylcarbamoyltransferase complex ATPase subunit type 1 TsaE: MEIIFSIDELESVANQIVAYNPNKVILFHGEMGVGKTTLIKQLCKTLGVNTTTSSPTFSLVNEYEITANQLVYHFDFYRLKNETEALDMGADDYFYSGNWCFIEWAEKIPNLIPDNHSIIHLEQLPDGKRSLQLQ; this comes from the coding sequence ATGGAAATTATATTTTCAATAGATGAATTAGAGTCAGTTGCGAATCAAATAGTGGCTTATAACCCAAATAAAGTAATTCTTTTTCATGGGGAAATGGGAGTTGGAAAAACAACTTTAATCAAGCAGTTGTGTAAAACATTAGGTGTAAACACTACTACAAGTAGTCCAACTTTTTCTTTAGTTAATGAATACGAAATAACTGCTAATCAATTAGTTTACCATTTTGATTTCTATAGATTAAAGAATGAAACAGAAGCCTTGGATATGGGAGCTGATGATTATTTTTATTCTGGCAATTGGTGTTTTATTGAGTGGGCAGAAAAAATTCCAAATTTGATTCCCGACAATCATTCAATCATTCATTTGGAACAACTACCCGATGGAAAACGTTCACTTCAGTTACAATAA
- a CDS encoding bifunctional response regulator/alkaline phosphatase family protein: protein MEETIKILWVDDEIDLLKPHILFLEKKNYVVTTCNNGLDAIGIFENNNFDIVFLDENMPGMSGLETLSEMKEKKSSVPMIMITKSEEEYIMEEAIGSKIADYLIKPVNPNQILLSLKKNLDHSRLISQKTTLDYQKEFRKITQEMASVHSFEDWIELYKKLIYWELQLETNNDAGMGAILESQKVEANSQFGKFIERNYETWFEPKNQSPILSHTLFKELVVPELIKKDKSVLFVVIDNMRYDQWEVLEDVVNKHYKLEKEIPYFAILPTATQYARNAIFSGLLPIEMEKQFPQFWKNDTDEGGKNLFEAEFLDAQLKRLGLNIQNEYYKITNLASGKKLVDNFKTLKNNDLVSVVYNFVDMLSHAKTEMDVIKELAPDDKAYRSLTSSWFKNSPLLGIIQQAQKMGFKLIITTDHGTINVKNPSKVVGDKNTSLNLRYKTGRSLSYENKEVYAIKDPKKIGLPSINLSSSYIFAKNDLFLAYANNFNHYVSYYKNTYQHGGISLEEMIVPFLVFNPR, encoded by the coding sequence ATGGAAGAAACTATTAAAATACTTTGGGTAGACGATGAAATTGATCTTTTAAAACCGCATATTTTATTTCTTGAAAAGAAAAACTATGTGGTAACTACTTGCAATAACGGATTAGATGCCATTGGAATATTTGAAAATAATAACTTTGATATTGTTTTCTTAGACGAAAATATGCCAGGGATGAGTGGTTTAGAGACTCTTTCTGAAATGAAAGAGAAAAAATCTTCTGTACCTATGATTATGATTACCAAAAGCGAAGAAGAATATATAATGGAAGAGGCAATTGGATCTAAAATTGCCGATTATCTAATTAAACCGGTGAATCCCAACCAAATTTTATTGAGTTTAAAAAAGAACTTAGATCATTCTCGTTTAATTTCTCAGAAAACCACTTTAGATTATCAAAAAGAATTCAGAAAAATTACTCAAGAAATGGCTTCGGTTCATTCTTTTGAAGATTGGATTGAATTGTATAAAAAATTAATCTATTGGGAATTGCAACTGGAGACTAACAATGATGCTGGAATGGGTGCTATTTTAGAATCTCAAAAAGTTGAAGCGAATTCACAATTCGGGAAGTTCATTGAACGTAATTATGAAACTTGGTTTGAACCAAAAAACCAATCGCCAATTTTATCTCATACTTTGTTCAAAGAATTGGTAGTTCCTGAGCTCATAAAAAAAGACAAGTCAGTTTTGTTTGTAGTAATAGACAATATGCGTTACGACCAATGGGAAGTGCTTGAAGACGTAGTAAATAAGCACTACAAATTAGAAAAAGAGATTCCTTATTTCGCTATACTACCAACTGCAACTCAATATGCTAGAAATGCTATTTTTTCTGGATTATTGCCAATTGAGATGGAAAAACAGTTTCCGCAATTTTGGAAAAATGATACTGACGAAGGTGGAAAAAATCTTTTTGAAGCGGAATTTCTTGATGCACAATTAAAACGCTTGGGGTTAAATATTCAAAATGAATATTATAAAATTACAAATCTCGCTAGTGGTAAAAAATTAGTAGATAACTTTAAAACATTAAAAAATAATGACTTGGTGAGTGTGGTGTATAATTTTGTTGATATGCTTTCTCACGCAAAAACGGAAATGGATGTGATTAAAGAATTAGCTCCTGATGATAAAGCCTATCGTTCTTTGACTTCTAGTTGGTTTAAAAATTCGCCACTTTTAGGCATCATTCAACAGGCTCAAAAAATGGGGTTTAAATTAATTATTACCACTGATCATGGCACTATTAATGTTAAAAACCCTTCAAAAGTAGTTGGTGACAAAAACACAAGTTTGAACTTAAGGTACAAAACAGGTAGAAGTTTATCTTATGAGAATAAAGAGGTATACGCAATTAAAGATCCAAAAAAAATCGGTCTACCTAGTATCAATTTGAGCAGTTCGTATATTTTTGCAAAAAATGATTTGTTTTTGGCCTATGCCAATAATTTTAATCACTATGTAAGTTATTATAAAAACACCTACCAACACGGGGGAATATCATTGGAAGAGATGATTGTTCCTTTTTTGGTATTTAATCCTCGATAA
- a CDS encoding 3-keto-disaccharide hydrolase, with the protein MKTKTIKYAVLVTVFSVTASFAQHAFVNTPPEVSPMPMKPEMTEIWNPEVKVITPGVKLGDAPSDAIILFDGKNLNQWVSKKDPSKPAAWKIVNNDHFEVVPETGDIQTVMKFGDCQLHIEWSAPDEVLDGGQMRGNSGVFLQNRYELQILDSYKNRTYNNGQAGSIYKDHPPLVNAMKTPLEWNVYDIIYTAPRFKANGLIDAPARITVFHNGVVVQNNATINGLTLYMGLHNYPESHGEDVISLQDHGCKTQFRNIWLRRL; encoded by the coding sequence ATGAAAACTAAAACTATTAAATACGCTGTATTAGTTACTGTATTTTCGGTAACGGCTTCTTTTGCTCAACATGCTTTTGTAAACACTCCTCCAGAAGTTTCTCCCATGCCAATGAAACCAGAAATGACTGAAATTTGGAATCCAGAAGTAAAAGTAATCACACCTGGAGTTAAATTGGGTGATGCTCCTTCTGATGCAATTATTTTGTTTGATGGAAAGAATTTGAACCAATGGGTGAGTAAAAAAGATCCTTCAAAGCCAGCTGCATGGAAAATAGTTAACAATGATCACTTTGAAGTAGTTCCTGAGACTGGTGATATTCAAACTGTAATGAAATTTGGCGATTGTCAGTTGCATATCGAATGGAGTGCACCTGATGAAGTTCTTGACGGAGGTCAAATGCGAGGTAATAGCGGCGTTTTTTTACAAAACCGTTATGAACTACAAATATTAGATTCTTACAAGAATAGAACCTATAATAATGGTCAAGCTGGGAGTATTTACAAAGATCACCCGCCATTAGTAAATGCAATGAAAACGCCACTTGAGTGGAACGTATATGATATTATTTATACTGCTCCAAGGTTTAAAGCCAATGGATTAATTGATGCTCCAGCTAGAATTACTGTATTTCATAATGGAGTAGTGGTGCAAAATAATGCCACTATTAACGGATTAACTTTGTATATGGGATTGCATAATTATCCTGAATCTCATGGAGAAGATGTTATTTCGCTTCAAGACCATGGTTGTAAAACCCAATTCAGAAATATCTGGTTGAGAAGATTGTAA
- a CDS encoding HD domain-containing protein has protein sequence MSQINKLKIFNDPIYGFITIPNALIYDLIQHPYFQRLRRISQMGLSYLVYPGANHTRLHHALGCMHLMQKAVEVLRFKGVVISEAEENALYIAILLHDIGHGPFSHAMEKSIVEDVHHEAISLLFMNQLNEEFNGQLSLAIQVFKGEYHRKFMLQLISSQLDMDRMDYLKRDSFYSGVAEGNVNSERLIQMMNVVDDVLVIEEKGIYSVEKFLMSRRLMYWQVYLHKTSLVAELILTKVLKRAKELTLQGIQLSCSEPLLFFMQNRVNIENFNVNTLELFSQLDDFDIISALKSWQKHDDFILSSLSKMIINRDLPKIKVVADQQHLDLIDPIKSRFASENNISILNTDYFIFEGAIKNQAYSKEAEPIRILKKDKTVEDVVDVSDQLNIESLSKLVTKYYICYPKSLA, from the coding sequence TTGAGCCAAATTAATAAACTGAAAATATTCAACGATCCCATTTACGGATTCATCACTATCCCAAATGCTTTAATCTACGATTTAATTCAGCATCCATATTTTCAAAGACTACGTCGCATTTCGCAAATGGGATTGTCTTATTTAGTCTATCCTGGTGCCAATCACACTCGCTTACATCATGCTTTAGGCTGTATGCATTTAATGCAAAAAGCAGTTGAAGTTTTACGTTTTAAAGGAGTTGTGATATCCGAAGCAGAGGAAAATGCACTATATATTGCCATATTGTTACACGATATCGGACATGGTCCATTTTCTCATGCCATGGAAAAAAGTATTGTAGAGGATGTGCATCATGAAGCGATTTCTCTGTTATTTATGAATCAACTAAACGAAGAGTTTAATGGTCAATTAAGTTTGGCAATTCAAGTATTTAAAGGTGAATACCATCGTAAATTCATGTTGCAATTGATTTCGAGTCAGTTGGATATGGATCGTATGGATTATTTGAAACGTGATAGTTTTTATTCAGGCGTAGCTGAGGGAAATGTCAATTCAGAGCGATTAATTCAGATGATGAATGTAGTTGATGACGTTTTAGTAATTGAAGAAAAAGGAATTTACTCTGTTGAAAAATTCCTAATGTCAAGACGTTTGATGTATTGGCAGGTATATTTGCATAAAACGAGTTTGGTAGCCGAGTTAATCCTTACCAAAGTATTGAAACGAGCGAAAGAGTTAACTCTCCAAGGCATCCAATTGTCGTGCAGTGAACCGTTACTATTTTTCATGCAAAACCGAGTAAATATTGAGAATTTTAATGTGAATACACTCGAGTTGTTTTCACAATTAGACGATTTTGATATTATTAGCGCTTTAAAATCTTGGCAAAAGCACGACGATTTTATCCTTTCTTCATTAAGTAAAATGATTATTAATAGGGATTTACCAAAGATTAAAGTAGTTGCTGATCAACAGCATTTAGATCTCATAGATCCTATCAAATCTCGATTTGCCTCTGAAAATAATATATCCATTTTAAACACAGATTATTTTATTTTCGAAGGGGCTATTAAAAATCAAGCCTACAGTAAAGAAGCAGAACCTATAAGAATACTGAAAAAAGATAAAACTGTTGAAGATGTTGTTGATGTATCAGATCAACTAAATATAGAATCGTTATCTAAATTAGTGACAAAATATTATATCTGTTATCCGAAATCATTAGCATAA
- the lpxD gene encoding UDP-3-O-(3-hydroxymyristoyl)glucosamine N-acyltransferase — MKFTAEQIAEILEGEVVGNPNALVSKLSKIEEGEEGALTFLSNPKYQNFIYTTKASVTIVNSTFVPDAALSTTLIKVADAYSAFTKLLEFYNQVKLNKTGIEQPSVIDESAHYESDLYLGSFSYIGKNVKLGTNVKIYPNSYVGDNVTIGDNVTLFAGVKVYSETVIGNNCTVHSGSIIGSDGFGFAPNTDGTYSKIPQIGNVVIEDNVEIGACTTIDRATMGSTIIRKGVKLDNQIQVGHNVVIGENTVIAAQTGIAGSTKIGKNGMIGGQVGFAGHIIIGDNVRIKAKSGISKNVKDGEILQGPVAFNDTNYSKSYVHFKNLPKIITEIEELKKEILNLKKNYNG; from the coding sequence ATGAAGTTTACAGCAGAGCAAATAGCGGAAATTTTAGAAGGTGAAGTAGTTGGTAATCCAAATGCATTAGTTTCTAAATTATCCAAAATTGAAGAGGGTGAAGAGGGAGCTTTAACTTTCTTGTCCAATCCAAAATATCAAAATTTTATATATACTACCAAGGCTTCAGTTACTATTGTTAATTCAACCTTTGTTCCAGATGCTGCTCTTAGCACTACTTTGATTAAAGTTGCAGATGCGTATTCTGCATTTACAAAACTATTAGAGTTTTACAATCAAGTTAAACTTAATAAAACAGGAATTGAGCAACCTTCTGTTATAGATGAAAGTGCACACTATGAATCCGATTTGTATTTAGGAAGTTTTAGTTACATTGGTAAAAATGTAAAATTAGGAACCAATGTAAAAATTTATCCTAATTCTTATGTAGGAGATAATGTAACTATTGGTGATAATGTAACCTTATTTGCAGGTGTTAAAGTATATTCTGAAACGGTAATTGGAAACAATTGCACTGTTCATTCTGGTTCGATAATTGGATCCGATGGATTTGGTTTTGCACCAAATACGGATGGGACATATTCTAAAATTCCACAAATTGGAAATGTAGTAATTGAAGATAATGTAGAGATCGGTGCTTGTACAACTATAGATAGAGCTACAATGGGATCTACTATTATTCGTAAAGGCGTCAAATTAGACAATCAAATTCAGGTTGGGCATAATGTTGTAATTGGTGAAAATACAGTTATCGCTGCTCAAACAGGAATAGCTGGTTCTACAAAAATCGGAAAAAACGGCATGATTGGGGGCCAAGTAGGTTTTGCTGGACATATCATTATTGGGGATAATGTTAGAATAAAAGCAAAATCTGGTATTTCAAAAAATGTTAAAGATGGTGAAATACTTCAAGGACCTGTTGCTTTTAATGACACTAACTATTCTAAATCGTATGTCCATTTTAAAAATTTACCCAAGATTATAACTGAAATTGAAGAGTTAAAAAAAGAAATACTAAATCTAAAAAAGAATTACAATGGTTAA